CTAATAAATGCCCGACTAATATAAGGTGGCCAGTAGAGGAGATAGGTAAAAATTCAGCTAGCCCCTCTACGATACCAAGTATGAAGGCAATAATGATATCGCTCATAGTTTCACTCCTATAAATTAATGGATATCTACTCTTTTAAAATAGAATAGTGTTGCAATAAATCCGAAGATCGTCGTTGCTGCAATGATGATATAAGAATACTCTGGTGGATATGTGGGTTGTAATTCATTATTTGCGATATCTAAAGTAGCGGTCCACGGAAATAAATCTTTATGTTTGGAGTTTACGAGCATAAGATTAGTCATTGTAATAATGACTGTTAATATAATAGGCGGTACATAGCTCTTCATTACAAGGGTTAATAGCACTATAGGTGAAGACAATAGAAAGAGAAGTACACCACAAATTGAAAATTTTAGGAAAGAACCTAAAATTAAATCGGTGTTAAAACCAGGGAAGCTCCCCAATACCCCTAATATTAAAGTGAGTGTCCAAGCGACTAAAGTTAGCATCACGATCCAAAGAAAAAGAATGATGAACTTACTTATAATAAAGCTAATACGCGACACGGGGATAGTTAATAAATTCATTAGTGTATCTTCTGTATATTCACGGGTAAACATATAAGCAATTACTACTCCATATAAGGGAAAGCCTATTACTAAAGTAGTATATAAGTTAACATCAGTAAATAATTGATGAAACCAAATTGTTGGAGTTGGCTGTTTGGTTTTTATATGTATATAAGAAGCTACTACAACTAAGAAAGGTGCGACACCAGCACCAATAATGCTAATTAAAAACATATTAGAGCGTTTTAGTTTTAATAGTTCTGTATAGAGTAGATTAACCAATCGTTCCACCCCCGACTAGTTTAGTGAAATAATCTTCTAATCTATCTTCGCTCATCATCATTTTTAATACTTCAATATCATTCAGAACTAATGTTCTGTTTATGCGCCCTTGT
This Bacillus paramycoides DNA region includes the following protein-coding sequences:
- a CDS encoding ABC transporter permease, which codes for MVNLLYTELLKLKRSNMFLISIIGAGVAPFLVVVASYIHIKTKQPTPTIWFHQLFTDVNLYTTLVIGFPLYGVVIAYMFTREYTEDTLMNLLTIPVSRISFIISKFIILFLWIVMLTLVAWTLTLILGVLGSFPGFNTDLILGSFLKFSICGVLLFLLSSPIVLLTLVMKSYVPPIILTVIITMTNLMLVNSKHKDLFPWTATLDIANNELQPTYPPEYSYIIIAATTIFGFIATLFYFKRVDIH